A region from the Drosophila ananassae strain 14024-0371.13 chromosome 2L, ASM1763931v2, whole genome shotgun sequence genome encodes:
- the LOC26513740 gene encoding LOW QUALITY PROTEIN: transmembrane protease serine 9 (The sequence of the model RefSeq protein was modified relative to this genomic sequence to represent the inferred CDS: substituted 1 base at 1 genomic stop codon), whose protein sequence is MCQLRVGFLILVLHCICTCFGQNLPYIACPAIFQYLSYRGQAIGLLTLYLDSSAEENVVSIELSQPGRESATNPGDLTIIDSEDDVIFRLRNGEPIRYRIDFPTAXVVPKLTKVSVNGIVVCRSSPFRAPSTKLSLSRYVKTTAPLVPLQPQRPLQPSRQEQGLIFQSVPQRRPQVVEEFIDARSTDEIIPPPSRPQPRPQPRPQPTPQPTSQPRPKPASPTPNQISTPTQVASATNFPQTIGQLNGVCGREKAIQTPFIHGGEAVERGQLPWMVTLLEHVGKEYNFLCGGTLISARTVISAAHCFRYGSRNLPGSRTTVSLGRNTLDFFTPGDLRRVSLLVLHDQYNPAVYTDADLALLQLSEHVVFGDFIRPICLWNENYLVDLPSGHKSYVAGWGEDELGNRNSRQLKMTDTDIITQQECRGNLSVDNVRFVTSRTICASNSRAAGPCNGDSGGGLMLQEQDVWLLRGVVSAGQRLSNRCDLTQPVIYTDLAKHFEWLMQNMWF, encoded by the exons ATGTGCCAGTTGCGCGTCGGTTTCCTGATTCTAGTACTGCATTGTATATGCACTTGTTTTGGTCAGAATCTACCGTACATAGCTTGTCCTGCAATTTTCCAATATCTGAGCTACCGAGGACAAGCCATTGGGCTTTTAACTCTCTATCTGGATTCCAGTGCGGAAGAAAATGTCGTTAGCATAGAACTTTCCCAGCCCGGTCGGGAATCTGCG ACCAATCCGGGTGATCTTACTATCATAGATTCCGAAGACGATGTTATCTTTCGATTGAGAAACGGGGAGCCCATTCGTTATCGCATCGACTTTCCTACTGCGTGAGTGGTGCCAAAACTTACAAAAGTTTCCGTCAACGGTATAGTGGTGTGCCGATCATCGCCCT TTCGCGCACCAAGCACAAAGTTGTCTTTGTCTCGTTATGTGAAAACTACAGCACCGTTGGTGCCGCTGCAACCACAAAGACCTCTACAACCCTCTAGGCAGGAACAGGGACTGATATTCCAGTCCGTCCCACAACGGAGACCGCAAGTAGTGGAGGAATTCATAGATGCTAGATCCACCGATGAGATCATACCACCCCCATCCCGACCTCAACCAAGACCTCAACCAAGGCCTCAACCGACACCTCAACCCACATCTCAGCCCCGGCCGAAGCCAGCATCTCCTACTCCAAACCAGATCTCTACGCCGACGCAGGTTGCATCTGCAACCAATTTCCCGCAGACTATCGGCCAACTGAACGGAGTCTGTGGCCGGGAGAAGGCCATCCAGACGCCATTCATTCACGGGGGAGAAGCAGTAGAACGGGGTCAGCTGCCTTGGATGGTTACCCTCTTGGAGCATGTGGGAAAGGAGTATAACTTCCTCTGCGGTGGCACGTTGATTTCTGCGAGGACTGTAATATCTGCGGCTCACTGTTTCCGCTATGGAAGTCGTAATCTTCCCGGCAGTCGCACCACTGTCTCCTTGGGCCGCAACACGCTTGATTTCTTCACGCCCGGAGACCTCAGACGGGTCTCACTCCTTGTTCTTCATGATCAGTATAATCCCGCCGTCTATACGGACGCGGACTTGGCTTTGCTTCAATTATCGGAGCATGTGGT gTTCGGTGACTTCATTCGCCCCATTTGCTTGTGGAATGAGAACTACCTGGTGGACCTCCCTTCGGGCCACAAATCCTACGTAGCCGGATGGGGCGAGGACGAGCTGGGCAACCGCAATTCGCGGCAACTTAAAATGACGGATACGGACATTATAACGCAGCAGGAGTGCCGGGGTAACCTCTCCGTGGACAATGTGCGCTTCGTCACCTCGCGAACAATTTGCGCCAGCAACTCGAGGGCTGCGGGGCCCTGCAACGGGGATTCCGGTGGGGGTCTTATGTTGCAGGAGCAGGATGTCTGGTTATTGCGTGGCGTCGTCTCCGCCGGTCAGAGATTGAGTAACAGATGCGATCTGACCCAACCTGTGATCTACACAGATTTGGCCAAGCATTTTGAGTGGTTGATGCAGAACATGTGGTTTTAA
- the LOC6501547 gene encoding proclotting enzyme, with protein sequence MGTSELLIVVVLITATGGQLLPENTCPTYFQYVNDAFGGVVGEVTLPGLAQGRNRIDVRFTQRGDQDASAVGPLSPYPDERAARARPSRFRISLRPNLSTGILPKLSRLSYNDQLLCSASEYGPPNSFFNRFYELHISGSPVPLPSPSFTPFPQNPFDVDVQTIFFGPGSQGNEVFPGFTQSWRTSVVSNRPDALPSALPTSPAIRPSSLPASWPMFSVPGPPPTRSIPQVPTTRTETPPAPPPRTPAPPVKTAPPPDSAPRISPTPPTAAASEVCGQEGRWSSFIYNGQEYSRGKYPWLTAIHHAQSGKRSFVCGGSLLSTNMVITAAHCVHKMETHNIFIELGRHDLYDNDEIGAEARNVKGLLLHPDYNSRTQPDADVALVTMERPVVFNDIISPICLWTVEESSIVATSGFIAGWGKDEVGNEKTQYPRVVEAAFGSATDCASRWRVPRVTDRTLCAGNRDGSGPCFGDSGGGLMVRRHNRWLLRAIVSVGERERDRCQLNQFVLYCDLAKHLAWINDNLL encoded by the exons ATGGGTACGTCAGAATTGCTCATAGTCGTAGTCCTAATAACCGCTACCGGAGGGCAACTTTTGCCCGAGAACACGTGCCCCACATATTTTCAGTACGTGAACGATGCCTTCGGCGGTGTCGTGGGTGAAGTGACTTTACCTGGACTGGCACAGGGCAGAAATCGCATCGATGTGCGATTCACTCAGCGCGGTGATCAAGAC GCCTCTGCAGTGGGCCCTTTGAGCCCCTATCCGGACGAGAGAGCAGCCCGGGCTAGACCGTCACGGTTCCGAATCAGCCTCCGGCCGAACCTGTCCACTGGTATTCTGCCCAAGTTATCGCGGCTCTCCTACAACGATCAGCTCCTCTGTTCGGCCAGCGAAT ATGGTCCACCCAATAGTTTCTTCAACCGCTTCTACGAGCTGCACATAAGTGGATCCCCGGTTCCCTTGCCTTCCCCCAGCTTTACGCCATTTCCCCAAAATCCTTTCGACGTGGATGTTCAGACTATATTCTTTGGCCCTGGTTCCCAAGGCAATGAGGTATTCCCTGGCTTCACCCAGAGCTGGCGGACATCGGTGGTCAGTAATAGGCCAGACGCGTTGCCATCAGCATTGCCAACATCACCAGCCATCAGGCCTAGTTCCTTGCCTGCATCGTGGCCGATGTTTTCGGTTCCAGGACCTCCCCCAACTCGGTCTATACCTCAAGTGCCGACGACAAGAACAGAAACTCCACCAGCCCCGCCACCCAGAACTCCAGCACCACCGGTGAAAACTGCGCCTCCACCTGATTCTGCTCCGAGGATTAGTCCCACACCTCCTACCGCTGCCGCAAGCGAAGTGTGCGGCCAGGAGGGTCGCTGGTCATCATTCATTTACAACGGACAGGAATATAGTCGCGGAAAATATCCGTGGCTTACGGCTATCCATCATGCCCAGTCGGGCAAGCGATCCTTTGTGTGCGGTGGATCCCTGTTATCCACCAATATGGTCATAACCGCCGCCCACTGCGTTCACAAAATGGAAActcataatatttttattgagcTGGGGCGCCACGATCTCTACGACAACGACGAGATTGGAGCGGAGGCGCGGAATGTGAAGGGATTGCTGCTTCATCCTGACTATAATAGTCGCACCCAACCCGATGCTGATGTGGCTTTGGTCACTATGGAGCGACCAGTGGT GTTCAACGACATCATTAGCCCCATTTGCCTTTGGACAGTGGAGGAGAGTAGCATTGTAGCCACCTCAGGATTCATTGCTGGCTGGGGCAAAGATGAGGTGGGTAATGAGAAGACCCAGTACCCCCGGGTCGTGGAGGCTGCGTTTGGCAGTGCGACAGACTGTGCCAGCCGATGGAGAGTACCGAGGGTGACGGATCGCACCCTTTGCGCCGGAAACCGCGATGGCTCCGGGCCTTGCTTCGGAGATTCCGGGGGTGGACTGATGGTTCGGCGACACAATCGATGGCTACTTCGGGCCATCGTGTCGGTAGGTGAAAGAGAGCGCGATCGATGCCAGCTAAATCAATTCGTTCTCTACTGTGATCTGGCGAAGCATCTTGCCTGGATAAACGACAACCTTTTGTGA
- the LOC6501548 gene encoding enteropeptidase has protein sequence MDSLTAVIALVLLVTLPKHGLGQLPRNHCPRYFQYQGYNGQYIGLVNVAFNPQYNNHTLFLEFSQPGYHEFDYVGNLGTLDSDNTIQENLSRGESIQYRVDFPIPTVPPKITLIQVVDDRPLCRDQQYSPPSTAITLQHTLTRSVVRFTGPVVPPQQARNPSWANPNSIASGPVSLPAAQFSTSEAFESVSRSKSRTSSSFGTSWAPVSSSSNRSFELESNGNTILLPAIVKTSTNSGFATSWQPVSSLKNSGEASEGQILRGETPSRGSPNSSPTETISAITSSGSSSETIPCGRERTSATTPLIFQGQSLERGQLPWLVGIFERRERNGPSFFCGGTLISTSTVLTAAHCFRFPGRDLPASRTAISLGRNSLDILSPGEFRGVSQLLIHENYRFERMTEADLALLRMDQPVRFTDFIVPICLWDTSQRLVLPQGYRTYVAGWGPDEAGTGNSDVSKVTDLNIVSESNCTLQLPQVLVQPSSICAKKVGAGPCSSDGGGPLMLREGNVWVLRGVVSGGRINVKERTCDLTKPSVFTDVAKHIDWVRRNIWN, from the exons ATGGATTCTCTAACGGCAGTGATCGCTCTAGTGCTACTGGTGACTCTTCCAAAACATGGACTGGGTCAGCTTCCCAGGAATCACTGTCCGCGGTATTTCCAGTACCAAGGCTATAATGGACAATATATTGGCCTAGTTAATGTTGCTTTTAATCCGCAATATAACAACCACACGCTTTTTCTAGAGTTTTCTCAGCCCGGTTATCATGAGTTT gaCTATGTAGGAAATCTGGGAACATTGGATAGTGACAACACAATTCAGGAAAACCTCAGCAGGGGCGAGTCAATACAATATCGCGTGGATTTTCCAATCCCCACTGTACCGCCCAAGATCACCCTTATTCAGGTGGTCGACGACAGGCCACTTTGCAGAGATCAACAAT ATTCCCCTCCGAGTACTGCCATTACCCTACAGCACACACTTACCAGATCTGTGGTTCGTTTTACAGGGCCGGTCGTACCACCTCAGCAGGCGCGAAACCCGTCATGGGCAAATCCCAATTCGATTGCCTCGGGTCCCGTTTCTTTGCCAGCGGCACAATTTTCCACCTCCGAGGCATTCGAGAGTGTTTCAAGAAGCAAGTCAAGAACATCATCGAGCTTTGGTACGTCTTGGGCACCGGTATCATCTTCAAGCAACAGATCCTTTGAATTGGAAAGCAATGGAAATACTATTTTGCTACCAGCAATTGTCAAGACAAGCACTAACTCGGGTTTTGCTACAAGTTGGCAACCAGTCtcatctttaaaaaatagtgGTGAAGCTTCAGAGGGCCAAATATTACGAGGGGAAACTCCTTCGAGAGGAAGTCCCAATTCAAGTCCAACGGAAACGATTTCTGCGATAACATCATCTGGTTCATCAAGCGAAACGATTCCTTGCGGACGAGAGCGCACTTCCGCTACTACTCCCCTGATCTTCCAGGGGCAATCCTTAGAACGGGGGCAGCTCCCCTGGCTGGTCGGCATTTTTGAGAGGCGGGAGAGGAACGGACCTAGCTTCTTCTGCGGCGGAACTCTAATCTCTACCTCCACAGTTCTCACGGCGGCTCACTGTTTCCGGTTTCCTGGAAGAGACCTGCCCGCCAGCCGTACGGCCATTTCCCTAGGTCGCAATAGTCTGGATATCCTTTCGCCTGGCGAGTTCCGAGGCGTTTCCCAACTACTTATCCACGAAAATTATCGATTCGAACGAATGACAGAGGCAGATTTGGCACTTCTTCGAATGGATCAGCCTGTGCGGTTCACTGACTTTATAGTGCCCATCTGTTTGTGGGACACCAGTcaacgacttgttctgccccAGGGATACCGGACATATGTGGCCGGCTGGGGACCCGACGAAGCTGGCACCGGTAACTCGGACGTATCAAAAGTCACCGACCTTAACATCGTGTCAGAATCCAACTGCACCCTCCAATTGCCCCAAGTCCTGGTTCAGCCGAGCAGCATTTGTGCCAAGAAAGTGGGGGCCGGTCCGTGTTCCAGCGATGGGGGCGGACCGTTAATGTTGCGCGAGGGGAATGTCTGGGTACTGCGGGGCGTCGTCTCCGGGGGCAGGATTAACGTCAAGGAGCGGACCTGTGATCTGACAAAGCCGTCCGTCTTCACCGATGTGGCCAAACACATTGACTGGGTGCGCCGAAATATTTGGAATTGA